One genomic region from Ptychodera flava strain L36383 chromosome 14, AS_Pfla_20210202, whole genome shotgun sequence encodes:
- the LOC139149167 gene encoding monocarboxylate transporter 2-like isoform X1, with protein MALVKNKWGWVVTVCTFIVIIPLTGIPSSFGVIFVKLQEEYEISDLETGWIGSLAFGMFFFASPISTGLFKRYGHRKVAVVGVILCSVGMLVSSFVPKPSLLFLTYSVFYGIGSNFIDNTSLNLIGQYFPRKNSARATCFATLGWSVGSLTFNPLIEVLCELLGWRNTFRILAGFLFVVGILCVATYSPAPIERPWKYLEATKEQKKALMKESQKVQEKHTFQEYARSFRKALQAPGMWLWIFGNIFVNLSLIFPFVNMIKFMTTIGIPEIRGALALTAMGITDLLGRSTAALVGDRLPFHVIYLYPLSSLVMALGIFSLLFITSFSGMIVFGSGFGFFMGIVNAMLFKASMDLFGMEILAEAWTLSLVAAGIGIMVGPTIAGATYDQTQSFTIAFYIGGSLCLLAALLFLLIPLIQKRKNWNPKAMSVRTNSTEVSVLTDDSAEVLLVEAFITTI; from the exons ATGGCACTGGTCAAGAACAAGTGGGGCTGGGTAGTTACCGTGTGTACGTTCATCGTCATTATACCTTTGACAGGTATCCCGAGCTCCTTCGGTGTAATATTCGTAAAGCTGCAGGAAGAATATGAAATCAGCGATTTGGAAACAG GATGGATCGGTTCCTTGGCGTTTGGAATGTTCTTCTTTGCCTCACCGATATCGACTGGCTTGTTCAAACGGTACGGACACAGAAAAGTTGCCGTTGTAGGAGTCATTTTGTGTTCCGTGGGAATGTTAGTTTCGTCTTTCGTGCCGAAgcccagtcttttattcttgaCCTATAGCGTATTCTATGGAATCGGATCGAACTTTATCGACAACACATCATTGAACTTGATCGGGCAGTACTTTCCGAGGAAGAACAGCGCCCGCGCGACATGTTTCGCCACACTTGGCTGGAGTGTCG GTTCCTTGACTTTCAATCCCCTGATCGAGGTTTTGTGTGAGCTCCTTGGATGGCGGAATACATTCAGGATACTGGCAGGATTTCTGTTTGTCGTTGGTATACTCTGTGTTGCCACATATTCCCCTGCCCCCATTGAGAGACCTTGGAAGTACCTCGAGGCCACAAAGGAACAGAAGAAAGCTTTAATGAAAGAATCACAAAAAGTGCAGGAAAAACACACTTTTCAGGAGTATGCGCGATCTTTTCGAAAGGCTCTACAAGCACCAGGAATGTGGCTTTGGATCTTTGGCAACATCTTCGTTAATTTATCCTTGATATTTCCATTTGTTAATATG ATAAAGTTCATGACAACGATCGGCATTCCAGAAATTCGGGGAGCGTTAGCCCTCACTGCCATGGGTATCACCGATCTGCTAGGACGCTCAACTGCAGCCCTGGTTGGTGATCGTCTACCATTCCATGTCATCTACCTCTATCCTCTGTCCTCTCTCGTGATGGCGCTGGGCATCTTCAGCTTACTTTTTATAACGTCCTTCTCGGGAATGATCGTTTTCGGATCAG GATTTGGTTTCTTTATGGGTATAGTGAATGCGATGTTATTCAAAGCTAGCATGGACCTATTCGGAATGGAAATATTGGCCGAGGCGTGGACTTTATCCTTGGTGGCCGCTGGTATTGGTATCATGGTTGGCCCCACCATTGCAG GTGCAACATACGATCAAACCCAGTCATTTACTATCGCCTTCTACATTGGTGGGAGTCTGTGCCTCTTGGCGGCGCTTCTTTTCCTTCTTATCCCACTTATTCAAAAGAGGAAAAACTGGAACCCGAAGGCCATGAGCGTTCGTACCAATTCCACCGAAGTCTCAGTGCTCACCGACGACTCCGCCGAAGTTCTCTTGGTAGAGGCTTTCATAACAACCATTTAG